In Vibrio japonicus, one DNA window encodes the following:
- a CDS encoding DUF4124 domain-containing protein, which translates to MQWYSIPALLFFFLAPMSLAQTVYTWTDQNGVVHFSDVPNSENVKEIQLPDHERPAPPPQFDKPEEVDPPKPDVKKASDSTKPLELSILSPRHDQALRSNAGMITIHGDLNRKLNIGEQLQLVMDGKKYGAPTHTALWELRNIDRGTHTFIIQAYKDGKVIASSSSITVHLQRATVK; encoded by the coding sequence ATGCAATGGTACTCAATTCCCGCCCTTTTATTTTTCTTTCTAGCTCCAATGAGCCTGGCACAAACCGTTTATACTTGGACCGATCAAAACGGGGTTGTTCACTTTAGCGACGTCCCTAACAGCGAGAACGTAAAAGAGATCCAATTGCCTGATCATGAACGTCCTGCACCACCTCCGCAATTTGACAAACCAGAAGAAGTAGATCCGCCTAAACCTGACGTCAAGAAAGCGTCTGACAGCACAAAACCTCTTGAGCTGTCCATTCTATCCCCTAGGCATGATCAAGCCCTACGCAGCAATGCAGGAATGATAACGATTCATGGCGATCTCAACCGGAAATTAAATATAGGTGAGCAACTTCAGCTAGTCATGGATGGAAAAAAGTATGGTGCGCCAACTCACACAGCATTATGGGAATTAAGAAACATCGATAGAGGCACTCATACCTTTATCATTCAGGCTTATAAGGACGGCAAGGTTATTGCATCTTCTAGTTCTATAACGGTGCATCTTCAGCGTGCAACAGTGAAATAG
- the glnL gene encoding nitrogen regulation protein NR(II), which produces MNESLQVRYANPAAEQLFSQSAKRIVDQPLSNLIQHASLDLALLSQPLQSGQSITDSDVTFVVDGKPMMLEVTVSPISWNKELMLLVEMRKIDQQRRLSQELNQHAQQQAAKLLVRGLAHEIKNPLGGLRGAAQLLERTLPDPDLAEYTQIIIEQADRLRSLVDRLLGPQKPGKKQNENLHLILEKVRQLVELEVSQPVILERDYDPSLPEFLMDADQIEQALLNIVSNAGQILQNQENGKITIRTRTVHQANIHGQRCKLAARIEIIDNGPGISADLQDTLFYPMVSGREGGTGLGLSIAQNLIDQHQGKIDVESWPGRTIFTIYLPIQ; this is translated from the coding sequence ATGAATGAATCGCTGCAAGTTCGTTATGCCAATCCCGCAGCCGAGCAACTATTTTCGCAAAGCGCCAAACGTATAGTCGATCAACCTCTCTCAAATTTGATTCAGCACGCTTCTCTAGACCTAGCCTTACTTTCCCAGCCACTACAGAGCGGCCAAAGTATCACGGATAGTGACGTGACTTTTGTGGTCGATGGCAAACCGATGATGCTCGAAGTCACCGTCAGCCCCATTTCTTGGAACAAAGAACTGATGCTGTTAGTCGAGATGCGAAAGATCGATCAACAACGACGCTTATCTCAAGAGCTCAACCAGCATGCCCAGCAGCAAGCTGCAAAATTACTGGTTCGTGGCTTAGCCCATGAGATAAAAAATCCACTCGGAGGCCTTAGAGGCGCAGCCCAGCTATTAGAACGTACATTGCCCGATCCTGATTTAGCCGAATATACGCAAATTATCATCGAGCAAGCTGATAGGTTGCGCTCATTGGTAGACCGATTACTAGGTCCACAAAAGCCGGGGAAAAAACAGAATGAAAACCTTCACCTCATTTTGGAAAAAGTGCGTCAGCTCGTTGAGCTCGAAGTCTCTCAGCCCGTTATCCTTGAAAGAGACTATGACCCAAGCCTACCTGAGTTTTTGATGGACGCAGATCAGATAGAACAAGCACTACTGAACATTGTCAGTAACGCAGGTCAGATCCTACAAAATCAAGAGAATGGAAAAATCACCATTCGCACCAGAACAGTGCATCAAGCCAATATCCATGGTCAACGCTGTAAGCTCGCTGCTCGAATAGAAATCATCGACAACGGCCCCGGTATTTCGGCAGATCTGCAAGACACCCTTTTCTACCCCATGGTCAGCGGCAGAGAAGGAGGCACTGGGCTAGGGCTTTCTATCGCTCAAAATCTTATCGACCAGCATCAAGGAAAAATTGATGTAGAAAGCTGGCCCGGCAGAACCATTTTTACCATTTATCTGCCAATTCAATAA
- the glnG gene encoding nitrogen regulation protein NR(I) gives MSKGYVWVVDDDSSIRWVMEKTLSSANIKCETFSDAESVLLALERESPDVLVSDIRMPGIDGIELLKQVHDRSPELPVIIMTAHSDLDAAVNAYQKGAFEYLPKPFDVDETLTLVERAIAHSQEQKREQAISENPTYSAPEIIGEAPSMQEVFRAIGRLSRSSISVLINGESGTGKELVAHALHRHSPRASKPFIALNMAAIPKDLIESELFGHEKGAFTGANSVRQGRFEQANGGTLFLDEIGDMPLDIQTRLLRVLADGQFYRVGGHSPIKVDVRIVAATHQNLEKLVHKGDFREDLFHRLNVIRIQIPALRERRQDIEKLTLHFLALASEELAVDVKTLHPSTIEILNRLDWPGNVRQLENICRWLTVMASGSEILPSDLPTELLDEKTSRNFSENGSWQQQLAVWAKQSLSKGDTELLAFALPEFERILLEAALEHTNGHKQDAAKVLGWGRNTLTRKLKELY, from the coding sequence ATGAGCAAAGGATACGTATGGGTAGTAGACGACGACAGCTCTATCCGTTGGGTGATGGAAAAAACCCTCTCTTCGGCAAACATAAAGTGTGAGACCTTTTCGGACGCAGAAAGCGTACTACTTGCACTGGAAAGAGAAAGCCCAGATGTGCTGGTTTCTGATATTCGCATGCCGGGCATTGATGGTATTGAGCTGCTCAAGCAAGTCCATGACCGTTCTCCAGAGCTACCCGTCATCATTATGACCGCCCACTCAGATCTAGATGCCGCGGTCAATGCCTATCAAAAAGGCGCGTTCGAATACCTGCCAAAACCTTTTGACGTAGATGAAACCCTTACGTTGGTAGAACGAGCGATTGCGCACAGCCAAGAACAAAAACGTGAGCAAGCCATTTCAGAAAACCCCACCTATAGTGCACCAGAAATTATTGGCGAAGCGCCTTCAATGCAAGAGGTCTTTCGTGCGATTGGTCGCTTGTCTCGCTCTTCGATTTCAGTACTGATTAATGGCGAATCCGGTACAGGTAAAGAACTGGTCGCACACGCACTGCACAGACACAGTCCGAGAGCGAGTAAACCCTTTATTGCCCTTAACATGGCGGCAATTCCCAAGGATTTGATTGAGTCGGAGCTGTTTGGTCACGAAAAAGGTGCCTTTACCGGTGCCAATAGCGTCAGACAAGGACGATTTGAGCAAGCCAACGGCGGCACCTTATTTTTAGATGAAATTGGCGATATGCCATTAGACATTCAAACCCGTTTACTCAGGGTGTTGGCCGATGGTCAGTTTTACCGCGTCGGCGGTCACTCCCCTATCAAAGTCGACGTGCGCATTGTTGCCGCGACTCACCAAAACTTAGAGAAGCTGGTACATAAAGGGGATTTTCGAGAAGATTTATTCCATCGATTAAACGTTATTCGCATCCAGATCCCTGCACTTCGGGAACGTAGGCAAGATATCGAGAAACTGACTCTACACTTTTTAGCGTTAGCTTCAGAAGAACTGGCTGTTGATGTAAAAACACTGCACCCATCTACCATTGAGATACTCAATCGCTTGGACTGGCCTGGGAACGTACGTCAGTTAGAAAATATCTGTCGATGGTTAACGGTTATGGCAAGTGGTAGTGAAATATTGCCAAGTGATTTACCAACAGAATTACTCGACGAAAAAACCAGTCGTAATTTCTCCGAAAACGGTTCGTGGCAACAACAGCTTGCTGTCTGGGCAAAGCAGTCCCTCTCTAAGGGCGATACCGAATTGCTAGCTTTTGCTTTACCTGAATTTGAGCGCATCCTTCTAGAAGCGGCACTAGAGCACACTAACGGCCATAAACAAGACGCAGCAAAAGTGCTAGGTTGGGGTCGAAACACCCTCACACGCAAACTGAAAGAGCTATATTAA